The Rhododendron vialii isolate Sample 1 chromosome 6a, ASM3025357v1 genome includes a window with the following:
- the LOC131330633 gene encoding putative zinc finger protein CONSTANS-LIKE 11 isoform X1, with product MEPLCQFCGVVRAVVYCKPDSARLCLRCDSCVHSANYLARRHSRSLICDKCNSQPAIVRCMDEKISLCQSCDWSNGNGCSGLGHSRQTLSCYSGCPSLAEFSRIWASVLDVPPSSSVGGGVCGGWGPMTSALPMNDIVGNENSVGLVASKLNELENRCAKFEPWIGPLITPNLNFLPQYSKDQTSLFPEGSNLSKGPSSYRNLELHEGEDLCEGLNIDDVALNFGSCDEMFDSSRSHSAFNFENGATDCQLMEKNASLTESSGHDENALETSSSGQQESMGFQSSHVAASPNLVQAISVSTNGMLVNPSCNRSINLGFPTGPVHSNISLPLSNITGESSVTDYQDCGLSPMFLTGESPWDSNLEVGCPEARDKAKMRYNEKKKTRIFYMFGVCRFGKQIRYASRKARADTRKRVKGRFVKAGEAYDYDPGKHGTSEPDHRFPSRAY from the exons ATGGAGCCTTTATGTCAGTTTTGTGGGGTGGTGAGGGCAGTAGTTTACTGCAAACCGGATTCAGCCAGGCTTTGCTTGCGCTGCGACAGTTGCGTTCACTCTGCCAACTACTTGGCACGCAGGCACTCCCGTTCGCTCATATGCGACAAGTGCAATTCGCAGCCTGCGATAGTGCGCTGCATGGACGAGAAAATCTCTCTGTGCCAGAGTTGTGACTGGAGCAATGGAAATGGGTGTTCTGGCTTGGGACATTCGCGCCAGACGTTGAGTTGTTATTCAGGATGTCCTTCCCTGGCTGAATTCTCAAGGATTTGGGCTTCTGTTCTTGATGTGCCGCCTTCGTCTTCTGTTGGTGGCGGTGTCTGTGGAGGTTGGGGTCCCATGACTAGTGCACTGCCTATGAATGACATTGTTGGCAACGAGAATTCGGTTGGTTTGGTGGCAAGCAAGTTGAATGAGTTAGAAAATCGGTGTGCCAAATTCGAACCTTGGATTGGTCCTTTGATCACACCCAACCTCAATTTCTTGCCCCAGTATAGTAAAGATCAAACAAGTCTCTTCCCAGAAGGATCAAACCTGAGTAAG GGTCCTTCTAGTTACAGGAATCTTGAACTTCATGAAGGTGAAGATCTCTGTGAAGGTCTCAACATAGATGATGTTGCATTGAACTTTGGGAGCTGTGATGAGATGTTTGATTCTTCTCGAAGCCATAGCGCCTTCAATTTTGAGAATGGAGCAACAGACTGCCAACTGATGGAGAAAAATGCCTCCCTAACTGAATCTAGTGGTCATGACGAAAATGCTCTAGAG ACATCATCATCAGGACAACAAGAGAGCATGGGTTTCCAATCCTCACATGTTGCAGCATCACCTAATTTGGTGCAGGCAATAAGCGTCAGTACTAATGGCATGCTGGTAAACCCCAGCTGCAACAGAAGTATCAACCTGGGCTTTCCAACTGGACCAGTACACTCGAACATATCACTTCCGCTATCCAACATCACTGGTGAAAGTAGTGTCACTGATTACCAGGATTGTGGTTTATCTCCAATGTTTCTAACAGGTGAATCACCGTGGGATTCGAACTTGGAAGTCGGTTGCCCAGAGGCCAGGGATAAAGCTAAGATGAGATacaatgaaaagaagaaaacacgAAT ATTTTACATGTTTGGGGTCTGCAGGTTTGGTAAGCAAATAAGATATGCTTCTCGTAAAGCAAGAGCTGACACTAGGAAACGTGTGAAAGGGAGAT
- the LOC131330633 gene encoding putative zinc finger protein CONSTANS-LIKE 11 isoform X2: MEPLCQFCGVVRAVVYCKPDSARLCLRCDSCVHSANYLARRHSRSLICDKCNSQPAIVRCMDEKISLCQSCDWSNGNGCSGLGHSRQTLSCYSGCPSLAEFSRIWASVLDVPPSSSVGGGVCGGWGPMTSALPMNDIVGNENSVGLVASKLNELENRCAKFEPWIGPLITPNLNFLPQYSKDQTSLFPEGSNLSKGPSSYRNLELHEGEDLCEGLNIDDVALNFGSCDEMFDSSRSHSAFNFENGATDCQLMEKNASLTESSGHDENALETSSSGQQESMGFQSSHVAASPNLVQAISVSTNGMLVNPSCNRSINLGFPTGPVHSNISLPLSNITGESSVTDYQDCGLSPMFLTGESPWDSNLEVGCPEARDKAKMRYNEKKKTRMFGKQIRYASRKARADTRKRVKGRFVKAGEAYDYDPGKHGTSEPDHRFPSRAY, from the exons ATGGAGCCTTTATGTCAGTTTTGTGGGGTGGTGAGGGCAGTAGTTTACTGCAAACCGGATTCAGCCAGGCTTTGCTTGCGCTGCGACAGTTGCGTTCACTCTGCCAACTACTTGGCACGCAGGCACTCCCGTTCGCTCATATGCGACAAGTGCAATTCGCAGCCTGCGATAGTGCGCTGCATGGACGAGAAAATCTCTCTGTGCCAGAGTTGTGACTGGAGCAATGGAAATGGGTGTTCTGGCTTGGGACATTCGCGCCAGACGTTGAGTTGTTATTCAGGATGTCCTTCCCTGGCTGAATTCTCAAGGATTTGGGCTTCTGTTCTTGATGTGCCGCCTTCGTCTTCTGTTGGTGGCGGTGTCTGTGGAGGTTGGGGTCCCATGACTAGTGCACTGCCTATGAATGACATTGTTGGCAACGAGAATTCGGTTGGTTTGGTGGCAAGCAAGTTGAATGAGTTAGAAAATCGGTGTGCCAAATTCGAACCTTGGATTGGTCCTTTGATCACACCCAACCTCAATTTCTTGCCCCAGTATAGTAAAGATCAAACAAGTCTCTTCCCAGAAGGATCAAACCTGAGTAAG GGTCCTTCTAGTTACAGGAATCTTGAACTTCATGAAGGTGAAGATCTCTGTGAAGGTCTCAACATAGATGATGTTGCATTGAACTTTGGGAGCTGTGATGAGATGTTTGATTCTTCTCGAAGCCATAGCGCCTTCAATTTTGAGAATGGAGCAACAGACTGCCAACTGATGGAGAAAAATGCCTCCCTAACTGAATCTAGTGGTCATGACGAAAATGCTCTAGAG ACATCATCATCAGGACAACAAGAGAGCATGGGTTTCCAATCCTCACATGTTGCAGCATCACCTAATTTGGTGCAGGCAATAAGCGTCAGTACTAATGGCATGCTGGTAAACCCCAGCTGCAACAGAAGTATCAACCTGGGCTTTCCAACTGGACCAGTACACTCGAACATATCACTTCCGCTATCCAACATCACTGGTGAAAGTAGTGTCACTGATTACCAGGATTGTGGTTTATCTCCAATGTTTCTAACAGGTGAATCACCGTGGGATTCGAACTTGGAAGTCGGTTGCCCAGAGGCCAGGGATAAAGCTAAGATGAGATacaatgaaaagaagaaaacacgAAT GTTTGGTAAGCAAATAAGATATGCTTCTCGTAAAGCAAGAGCTGACACTAGGAAACGTGTGAAAGGGAGAT
- the LOC131330633 gene encoding putative zinc finger protein CONSTANS-LIKE 11 isoform X3 produces the protein MEPLCQFCGVVRAVVYCKPDSARLCLRCDSCVHSANYLARRHSRSLICDKCNSQPAIVRCMDEKISLCQSCDWSNGNGCSGLGHSRQTLSCYSGCPSLAEFSRIWASVLDVPPSSSVGGGVCGGWGPMTSALPMNDIVGNENSVGLVASKLNELENRCAKFEPWIGPLITPNLNFLPQYSKDQTSLFPEGSNLSKGPSSYRNLELHEGEDLCEGLNIDDVALNFGSCDEMFDSSRSHSAFNFENGATDCQLMEKNASLTESSGHDENALEAISVSTNGMLVNPSCNRSINLGFPTGPVHSNISLPLSNITGESSVTDYQDCGLSPMFLTGESPWDSNLEVGCPEARDKAKMRYNEKKKTRIFYMFGVCRFGKQIRYASRKARADTRKRVKGRFVKAGEAYDYDPGKHGTSEPDHRFPSRAY, from the exons ATGGAGCCTTTATGTCAGTTTTGTGGGGTGGTGAGGGCAGTAGTTTACTGCAAACCGGATTCAGCCAGGCTTTGCTTGCGCTGCGACAGTTGCGTTCACTCTGCCAACTACTTGGCACGCAGGCACTCCCGTTCGCTCATATGCGACAAGTGCAATTCGCAGCCTGCGATAGTGCGCTGCATGGACGAGAAAATCTCTCTGTGCCAGAGTTGTGACTGGAGCAATGGAAATGGGTGTTCTGGCTTGGGACATTCGCGCCAGACGTTGAGTTGTTATTCAGGATGTCCTTCCCTGGCTGAATTCTCAAGGATTTGGGCTTCTGTTCTTGATGTGCCGCCTTCGTCTTCTGTTGGTGGCGGTGTCTGTGGAGGTTGGGGTCCCATGACTAGTGCACTGCCTATGAATGACATTGTTGGCAACGAGAATTCGGTTGGTTTGGTGGCAAGCAAGTTGAATGAGTTAGAAAATCGGTGTGCCAAATTCGAACCTTGGATTGGTCCTTTGATCACACCCAACCTCAATTTCTTGCCCCAGTATAGTAAAGATCAAACAAGTCTCTTCCCAGAAGGATCAAACCTGAGTAAG GGTCCTTCTAGTTACAGGAATCTTGAACTTCATGAAGGTGAAGATCTCTGTGAAGGTCTCAACATAGATGATGTTGCATTGAACTTTGGGAGCTGTGATGAGATGTTTGATTCTTCTCGAAGCCATAGCGCCTTCAATTTTGAGAATGGAGCAACAGACTGCCAACTGATGGAGAAAAATGCCTCCCTAACTGAATCTAGTGGTCATGACGAAAATGCTCTAGAG GCAATAAGCGTCAGTACTAATGGCATGCTGGTAAACCCCAGCTGCAACAGAAGTATCAACCTGGGCTTTCCAACTGGACCAGTACACTCGAACATATCACTTCCGCTATCCAACATCACTGGTGAAAGTAGTGTCACTGATTACCAGGATTGTGGTTTATCTCCAATGTTTCTAACAGGTGAATCACCGTGGGATTCGAACTTGGAAGTCGGTTGCCCAGAGGCCAGGGATAAAGCTAAGATGAGATacaatgaaaagaagaaaacacgAAT ATTTTACATGTTTGGGGTCTGCAGGTTTGGTAAGCAAATAAGATATGCTTCTCGTAAAGCAAGAGCTGACACTAGGAAACGTGTGAAAGGGAGAT
- the LOC131330633 gene encoding putative zinc finger protein CONSTANS-LIKE 11 isoform X4 → MEPLCQFCGVVRAVVYCKPDSARLCLRCDSCVHSANYLARRHSRSLICDKCNSQPAIVRCMDEKISLCQSCDWSNGNGCSGLGHSRQTLSCYSGCPSLAEFSRIWASVLDVPPSSSVGGGVCGGWGPMTSALPMNDIVGNENSVGLVASKLNELENRCAKFEPWIGPLITPNLNFLPQYSKDQTSLFPEGSNLSKTSSSGQQESMGFQSSHVAASPNLVQAISVSTNGMLVNPSCNRSINLGFPTGPVHSNISLPLSNITGESSVTDYQDCGLSPMFLTGESPWDSNLEVGCPEARDKAKMRYNEKKKTRIFYMFGVCRFGKQIRYASRKARADTRKRVKGRFVKAGEAYDYDPGKHGTSEPDHRFPSRAY, encoded by the exons ATGGAGCCTTTATGTCAGTTTTGTGGGGTGGTGAGGGCAGTAGTTTACTGCAAACCGGATTCAGCCAGGCTTTGCTTGCGCTGCGACAGTTGCGTTCACTCTGCCAACTACTTGGCACGCAGGCACTCCCGTTCGCTCATATGCGACAAGTGCAATTCGCAGCCTGCGATAGTGCGCTGCATGGACGAGAAAATCTCTCTGTGCCAGAGTTGTGACTGGAGCAATGGAAATGGGTGTTCTGGCTTGGGACATTCGCGCCAGACGTTGAGTTGTTATTCAGGATGTCCTTCCCTGGCTGAATTCTCAAGGATTTGGGCTTCTGTTCTTGATGTGCCGCCTTCGTCTTCTGTTGGTGGCGGTGTCTGTGGAGGTTGGGGTCCCATGACTAGTGCACTGCCTATGAATGACATTGTTGGCAACGAGAATTCGGTTGGTTTGGTGGCAAGCAAGTTGAATGAGTTAGAAAATCGGTGTGCCAAATTCGAACCTTGGATTGGTCCTTTGATCACACCCAACCTCAATTTCTTGCCCCAGTATAGTAAAGATCAAACAAGTCTCTTCCCAGAAGGATCAAACCTGAGTAAG ACATCATCATCAGGACAACAAGAGAGCATGGGTTTCCAATCCTCACATGTTGCAGCATCACCTAATTTGGTGCAGGCAATAAGCGTCAGTACTAATGGCATGCTGGTAAACCCCAGCTGCAACAGAAGTATCAACCTGGGCTTTCCAACTGGACCAGTACACTCGAACATATCACTTCCGCTATCCAACATCACTGGTGAAAGTAGTGTCACTGATTACCAGGATTGTGGTTTATCTCCAATGTTTCTAACAGGTGAATCACCGTGGGATTCGAACTTGGAAGTCGGTTGCCCAGAGGCCAGGGATAAAGCTAAGATGAGATacaatgaaaagaagaaaacacgAAT ATTTTACATGTTTGGGGTCTGCAGGTTTGGTAAGCAAATAAGATATGCTTCTCGTAAAGCAAGAGCTGACACTAGGAAACGTGTGAAAGGGAGAT